TGACAACCTGTAGGTACGATTACTGACGTGTAAATATTTTCAACCAGGAGTTCAAAATacatagttttgtgttttatattgtgtaaTCAGTTAAATCATGTTATGACTGTATTACGGAAATAGTTCTGCTAATCAGCTGTTGGCCACTACTACTTAAAAAtgtgtccattaatgcagattgtctgtCGTTCTTACTACTCTGAGTAACGATAAAGGATGGAacaagatttgttttacaaactttaatgttacatgatacagttcccacatgtgcaccTCAATgaattagaaatatacacaaGGGTTTGTTGATGGATATACACTTGTTGCTGATGTAGAAGAATTGGTTGCAACATCTCATAATGTACATCAAACTAAGTAGTGTATAactgagaaacgtcctgctcaaGTCGTCCTTGCGATGGAGGTTTTggttgaataactagttcttccaaCGTTTCATCATCAGGTCTTGCGCTCAAATTGACATTGAAAAATCGCCGCCATCGTTACGGTCCTTACAATGTGTACAATCGCTGAGCTTTAAGAAGCCTCCAGAGCGTTGATTCACATAATGGGCTTTTTGTTTCTACGCGCAGTAactggtagaccaatcacaacactgcTATTTCCAGTATGAGCTTTCAAATGAATTTTCAGGTCTCTTCGATATGTGAAACTCATCTCACACTGAAGACAAATGAAAggtttctctccggtgtgaagCCTCATGTGGACTTGAAGGTTTCCTTTTTCGTTGAAAccttttccacactgttggcacgtgaaaggcttctctccagtgtgaagtcTCACGTGAACCTCAAGGTTTGATTTGCTTGAGCAAGTCCTTCCACAGTGAGGGCAAATGAAACGTTTCTCTCCAATGTGAGTTATTACATGTTTCGCAAGGTGATCGCCGTCTGTGAAACTCATTCCACACTGATGACACATAAAACAGTTATCTTTTGAGTGAAGCCTCATGTGGCCCCTAAGGTTTAATTTACGTCTGAacctctttccacactgatcacatgtgaaagGCGATTCTCCAGTGTGAAGTCTTTTGTGGTAACTAAGCGTACCTAGATGtgcaaaactctttccacactgttcgcaggtgtaaggcttctctccagtgtgaactctcatgtgggcTTTAAGGCTTCCTTTTCCAGTGAAACCtcttccacactgttggcaggtgtaagggCTCTCTCCATTGTGAACTTTCATGTGAGCTTTAAGGTTTTCACGTTGCATGAAACACTTTCCACACTGAAAGCAGGTGAAATAACGTCTACTCCCtgtcttttgagctctttttcgTGAGGAAGTCTTTTCAGTCTGTGAGCAGCTATGATAGTTTTCCCCAGTTATGAAGTCTGGTTTCTCTTCCTTTACATCATTCAGTTCTTGAATCTCCTCATTTAGCGGCATCGGGTCTAAGGTGAAAACAGATACAAGTTTAAGCCCAGTTTAATGGCACAAAATTACAAATACATGCATACTCAAAGAGTGCTCCACAAGATATGTTTGTTTATACCCTCTGGATACTCCATATAATGGGGTGAATgcatgttttaaacagtttatcgTACAGTTAAGATGCTGCACAGACAGGTAGgatcaaagggttagttcaaccaaaaactaaatttctgtcatttattatttgccctcatgtcattccacacccgtaagactttcgttcatcttaagaacacaaattaacctgttaactgtcactgGCCCACTGGTGGGCCCACAgccattatatatttaaaacagtaatatcctATACTAAACCTAAactaatcttgacaaactatatatcatttgaaagctatatatgattttcaaaaaacattacagaggAGCAGTAATTTATCAATTTGCAACAAGCATATTTTCATACTCATAAGGCATGTTcagacctttattttgaaatagcgatgaacatgaaaaatcattaaagattggttgaaacatgtttgttttcatgccaAGAGTTCAAAAGATAACATCCATTcaattttttgagaaaaaaaggtctgaaaatgtttttaatagaaaaaaaaaaatacatttatgattGTGCCAGCAATCTATAACCcacatacatgttgtttttatgtttattagaaGCTGAATTCATATCAAATTCTGCCAAACTTCCCATACTACTTATATAGtataggatgtctacttcataaattgtatgaaaataattgaaatatatggttcagatcactcaaaccatatatggaaatggagGCGCCCTTATATGGTCAGTAATGGAGCTTGgttgtcatctagtgaaaaagtgtggtattgcgcccaaacaaaatcttactgaaagctcattttttgagatatcaacctgaaatttggaacacaacttgttcagatttttggctttgatttccttgcagttttagagtaaatcttgttttgtaaaatatatattttatataaaatataaaatataacatttttacattttatattttcataaacttaaacttctataacttatTTTCTGATTCACTTACATAAGTTTtttcacttctacaataatctgccaaatctttcatctttaaaacaagaccaaccttatgtctatattccaaagtattcttgaattacaaccatttaagtttggatagtgcattttcatgtctatataaaaaaagtgggggcgacagttaacaggttaagatatttttgatgaaatccgagaggttttttttatccggAGTGTTaatacactaagtgcaaatagcgtcccttgttggcaaacgctatttacactagctccgcccaccaaatTACGGGGCCAAGCCCTGAAGGGGCTGGAAGTGCAATGCGGAGCAGgaacagcaaaaacagaaaaaatgtaCATGACAAACAACCGGTTTTGAAGTACAGATGAGAATAAACTCAAAATGAACAGAAGCTCAGATGAGAATGGACGcagaatgaataaaaacatttatttctgaTCCAATAGGAATAAAGACTAATGCTTACCCAGCAGTATAATGCTTAAAGGaatcaaagtgaaaaatcaaaatttataagcatttttgtaaaaatcttTATATCACTGgaacactaggtggcgctgtgttCAACCCCCCACCCCAACatgagaatgaaaccaacctgtttgttcctcagtatcttcttgtttcactctgaatgtttcttcaatcttcatgtcttcattctcctctttaataaacgccatcaTTACACACATGGATCTCAGAAGTTTCTCTGTGTTTGTCCTGTTTAAGAtgagaataattaacagaaagaaaaataagtCCACACTAAATCTctgggtgtgtctcaatcagctccctagttcattAGTTCAGCGCACCGGTAAGAGAGTCGGAGTTAATGGACAAACATTAGccaaaaagtcattaaaaaactcaaaaatagtactatatgaataaaagaacacaaattaaataaatatagacaTGACCAAATTATTTAGAATTTATCTATGATATGTAAATTAATGGACTGcactttaatgaaaacattagcTATTGGTTTCCATTCATTATACGCGCTGAATCGAGCGTttcgaatcactgaatcatttcaACTGACTCGGAGTTTTAAAAGCTCCGTTTCTCCATCACTACTCGCCAGTGACcaaattcatgttaattataaaCTGATTGACGATAACGGGAGAGAAATGAGTCGCAACTTTTGTTACTCatgtgtatataatttatttgagTTTCCAAAAGGTCCGTTTCTCCATCACTACTGCGTTTTACTCACGTTTAACGGTTAGTTAATGGTTAAGCATAACAACGCAACATTCAGTGACATACAAATAATTTCATAGCTCCCATAAAGCTATAAAACACTCTGCAGGGTTTGTATCGATTACAAACGCtataaaacacaaacctttcttcagccGAATCACAACAAATGCAGGAGCGTGGCGCAGCCTAATAACGTCACAGCAccaaaccaaaataaaagtccacaCCGGTCAAAAATTTGGACACGTTacaattttttcatgtttttgaaaggaagactcttatgctcatcaagcctgcgtttatttgatcaaaaacacagaaatctagtaatattgtgaatagtattacaatttacaataatgggtttctattttaatatactttaaaatttaattaatttctgtgatgcaaagctgaattttcagtatcattacgccagtcttcagtgtcacgtgatccttcagaaatcaattctaatatggtgatttgatactcagttattttcaatgttggaaacagttttgctgcttacatttttatttttttattttttttttgggggggggggggaactgattttttagaattttttttttttttaggattcattgatgaataaaagaacggcatttattcaaaaatagaAGCTTTTTCTAATAATAcaagtctttactatcacttttttatCAAgttaacacatccttgctgaataaaagtattaatttctttcaaaaaaaaaaaaaagaaagaaaaaaattactgaccccaaacttttgattggtactgtataaatcaataaaaaaaaaagagtgtgaGATTTTGCAAAATTGTTTATATCAGATATCACAATATTCAAATGCAAATAGTgacaaatgtgatttttttttttaaagtgccgTTTTGTGTGATTGATTGTGATTAATCACACACTTATGAATTAAGcatacaacatttatttcatttagcaCGTTCATTTTGTCAACATCGAGCAAAGTAAACAATCAGTTCGAAGGGTGAATCTCAAACCAACATAAATGAATTATGCTACTATATTTGCGGTCGTGGCTCAGAAGAGCCacactttttatctttttttttttcttttaaatcagCTTCCCCTTTCAACGATGAAACCCTGAAGTCACTGTTCTGAATGAGGACAAATTACTATCACCCCGTGAACCTCCCAGACACCACCGGATTAAACCTGAAAGAAACCATCATCAGGTGTCTGGAGAGCGTCCCTTCGTCCAGGACACAGCCAGGCCCAAAGCCTGAATCACCACCTTCGACCGTGGAGAACTCACGTGTGCCCTTCGCAGACAGAGAGCTACCACTCTTACGACAAGAGGCCAATTAATGAGAACTTTTGAAATGGTGACTGTGAAAGAAGCTGCTTGTACTGGTTTGTTGGAAAGCATAGACGGGCGAATGACTTGTGAACATAGTCTCAGCTTTAGGCTATTGTTTGAATAGACCAAGTGTTTCTAGGTGCCGTTTTATTAAGTATGAGATCTGTGATGCTGAAGTTTTGGCGTGGTTTATTCCATTTCTAGCGTTGCTGCACTATATGGAGGTATTCTTTCACCCAACAACCTTGCTggattaaaggaacactccactttttttgaaaataggctcattttccaactcccctagagttaaacagttaagttttaccgttttcgaatccattcagccgatctccgggtctggcggtaccacttttagcatagcttagcatagttcattgaatccgattagaccgttagcatctcgcttaaaactgaccaaagagtttcaatatttttcctatttaaaactaactatcttctgtagttacatcgtgtactaagaccgacgcaaaatgaaaagttgcgattttctaggccaatatggctaggaactatactctcattccagcgtaataatcaaggaactttgctgccgtaccatgggtgcagcaggcgcaatgatattacacagcgcctctcacaaatgtctccatggt
The Ctenopharyngodon idella isolate HZGC_01 chromosome 4, HZGC01, whole genome shotgun sequence genome window above contains:
- the LOC127510686 gene encoding gastrula zinc finger protein XlCGF8.2DB-like — encoded protein: MCVMMAFIKEENEDMKIEETFRVKQEDTEEQTDPMPLNEEIQELNDVKEEKPDFITGENYHSCSQTEKTSSRKRAQKTGSRRYFTCFQCGKCFMQRENLKAHMKVHNGESPYTCQQCGRGFTGKGSLKAHMRVHTGEKPYTCEQCGKSFAHLGTLSYHKRLHTGESPFTCDQCGKRFRRKLNLRGHMRLHSKDNCFMCHQCGMSFTDGDHLAKHVITHIGEKRFICPHCGRTCSSKSNLEVHVRLHTGEKPFTCQQCGKGFNEKGNLQVHMRLHTGEKPFICLQCEMSFTYRRDLKIHLKAHTGNSSVVIGLPVTARRNKKPIM